From the genome of Streptomyces sp. NBC_01317, one region includes:
- a CDS encoding MbtH family protein, with product MANPFDNEDGSFFVLVNDENQHSLWPAFAEIPDGWRVVFGESSRKDCVDYVEENWTDLRPQSLVDAMNKDAANKDAANKQDVESAQAAR from the coding sequence ATGGCAAACCCGTTCGACAATGAAGACGGTTCATTCTTCGTGCTGGTGAACGACGAGAACCAGCATTCCCTCTGGCCGGCCTTCGCCGAAATCCCCGACGGCTGGCGTGTGGTGTTCGGCGAGAGCTCCCGGAAGGACTGCGTCGACTACGTCGAGGAGAACTGGACGGACCTGCGTCCGCAGAGCCTCGTGGACGCCATGAACAAGGACGCCGCCAACAAGGACGCCGCGAACAAGCAGGACGTCGAGTCCGCGCAAGCCGCCCGTTGA
- a CDS encoding ABC transporter ATP-binding protein codes for MIGGSGPVTFGGVGPDSSGARQRVKPGTAGRILPYTRPYRSSIGLLLLITTLNAAITVAPPVMFKYLIDDGIVKRDTSLVMWLAMGIGALAVVGLVVGWAETWYSARVSEGLIYELRTEVFDHVQRQPLAFFTRAQTGALVSRLNTDVVGAQRALTTLLSTVVSAGLTLVFVLVTMFLLSWKITLIGLVIVPLFILPGKIIGRRLQHLMRSHMQVNAEMGSLMNERFNVTGALLAKLYGRPDTEAGLYAEQAGRGRDLGIRTAVHGKMLFLSMMLLGSLATAAVYGVGGKLVIEGSFYIGTLVALATLLTRLMTPITQLSNAQADVMTALVSFDRLFEVLDLKPLIAEKQGARALPAFGAGTGSAPDIEFDNVSFRYPRAREVSLASLESIALPSAERVDDSWTLRNLSFTVPAGKLTALVGPSGAGKTTITHLVPRLYDPVEGTVRIGGQDLRDLTLASLHDTVGMVTQDAHMFHLTIRQNLLYARPDATEPMLVEACRAAQIWDLIESLPDGFDTVVGDRGYRLSGGEKQRMAMARLLLKAPPVVVLDEATAHLDSESEAALQRALKTALIGRTSLVIAHRLSTIRDADQILVIDKGRVQEQGTHEELLELGGLYAELYRTQFAGNGRGNGYVRPVPQPAVGPQSFGGGGADPLPPLPPPGSGPAPMILGGPPPVQR; via the coding sequence ATGATCGGCGGCTCCGGGCCGGTGACATTCGGCGGAGTGGGGCCGGATTCGTCCGGAGCCCGACAACGCGTCAAACCCGGTACGGCCGGACGCATCCTGCCCTACACCCGGCCGTACCGGTCCAGCATCGGTCTGCTCCTGCTCATCACGACCCTGAACGCCGCCATCACCGTGGCGCCCCCCGTGATGTTCAAGTACCTCATCGACGACGGCATCGTGAAACGCGACACGTCTCTCGTGATGTGGCTCGCGATGGGGATCGGCGCGCTCGCGGTGGTCGGACTGGTCGTGGGATGGGCGGAGACCTGGTATTCGGCCCGCGTCAGCGAGGGCCTCATCTACGAGCTGCGCACCGAAGTCTTCGACCACGTACAGCGCCAGCCGCTCGCGTTCTTCACCAGGGCCCAGACCGGCGCCCTGGTCAGCCGGCTCAACACGGACGTCGTAGGCGCCCAGCGCGCGCTGACCACCCTGCTGTCGACCGTCGTCTCCGCCGGGCTGACCCTGGTCTTCGTCCTGGTGACGATGTTCCTGCTGTCCTGGAAGATCACTCTGATCGGCCTGGTGATCGTCCCGCTGTTCATCCTCCCCGGAAAGATCATCGGACGCAGGCTGCAACACCTCATGCGGTCCCACATGCAGGTCAACGCCGAGATGGGCTCGTTGATGAACGAGCGGTTCAACGTGACGGGGGCTCTGCTGGCCAAGCTCTACGGTCGCCCCGACACCGAGGCCGGCCTCTACGCGGAACAGGCGGGCCGGGGCCGCGACCTCGGCATCCGGACCGCCGTCCACGGCAAGATGCTCTTCCTGTCGATGATGCTCCTGGGATCACTGGCCACGGCCGCGGTCTACGGCGTCGGTGGCAAGCTCGTCATCGAGGGGTCGTTCTACATCGGCACCCTGGTGGCACTCGCGACGCTGCTCACCCGCCTGATGACCCCGATCACCCAACTCTCCAACGCCCAGGCCGACGTGATGACCGCCCTGGTCAGCTTCGACCGGCTGTTCGAGGTCCTCGACCTGAAGCCGCTCATCGCGGAGAAGCAGGGAGCCCGCGCCCTGCCCGCCTTCGGCGCCGGCACCGGCAGCGCCCCGGACATCGAGTTCGACAACGTGTCCTTCCGCTATCCCCGTGCCCGGGAGGTCTCTCTCGCCTCGCTCGAATCGATCGCCCTGCCCTCCGCGGAACGCGTGGACGACTCCTGGACCCTGCGAAACCTCAGCTTCACCGTGCCGGCCGGCAAGCTCACCGCGCTGGTCGGACCCTCTGGCGCGGGCAAGACCACCATCACGCACCTGGTACCGCGGTTGTACGACCCGGTCGAGGGAACGGTCCGTATCGGAGGCCAGGACCTGCGCGATCTCACCCTGGCCTCCCTGCACGACACCGTCGGCATGGTCACCCAGGACGCACACATGTTCCACCTGACCATCCGTCAGAATTTGCTGTACGCACGCCCCGACGCCACCGAGCCCATGCTCGTCGAGGCGTGCCGGGCGGCACAGATCTGGGACCTGATCGAGTCGCTGCCCGACGGATTCGACACCGTCGTCGGCGACCGCGGCTACCGCCTCTCCGGCGGCGAGAAGCAACGTATGGCAATGGCCCGGCTGCTGCTCAAGGCCCCGCCCGTCGTCGTCCTGGACGAGGCCACCGCGCACCTCGACTCGGAATCGGAGGCCGCTCTGCAACGGGCCCTGAAGACCGCGCTCATCGGCCGGACCTCCCTGGTCATCGCGCACCGGCTCTCCACGATCCGCGACGCCGACCAGATCCTCGTCATCGACAAGGGCCGGGTCCAGGAGCAGGGAACCCACGAGGAACTGCTCGAACTCGGCGGCCTCTACGCGGAGCTGTACCGCACCCAGTTCGCGGGCAACGGCCGCGGCAACGGGTACGTAAGGCCGGTCCCGCAGCCGGCCGTCGGGCCGCAGTCCTTCGGCGGCGGAGGCGCCGACCCGCTCCCACCCCTCCCGCCGCCGGGTTCGGGGCCCGCCCCGATGATTCTCGGCGGACCCCCTCCGGTACAGCGGTGA
- the dpgD gene encoding enoyl-CoA-hydratase DpgD: protein MTRAAESPRVRYEKKDHVAYVTLDRPHVLNAMDTRTHDELALVWDDFEADDTLRVAVLTGAGDRSFSVGQDLKERATLNREGAPPTTFGSRGQPGWPRLTDRFTLSKPVVARVNGFALGGGFELALACDIVIASEDAVFALPEARLGLVPGAGGVFRLVRQMPQKVALGHLLTGRRLSAATALHFGLVNEVVAREQLDNCVEEWTSDLVRSAPLSVRAIKEAALTSVDLPLAEAFTTRYTWEERRRHSNDAVEGPRAFAEKRDPIWSGN, encoded by the coding sequence ATGACACGGGCCGCGGAAAGCCCCAGGGTGCGGTACGAGAAGAAGGACCACGTCGCGTACGTCACCCTCGACCGCCCCCACGTCCTCAACGCGATGGACACCCGGACCCACGACGAACTCGCCCTTGTCTGGGACGACTTCGAGGCGGACGACACTCTCCGCGTCGCGGTGCTCACGGGCGCCGGGGACCGCTCGTTCTCCGTCGGCCAGGATCTCAAGGAGCGCGCCACGCTCAACCGCGAGGGAGCGCCTCCGACGACCTTCGGCAGCCGGGGCCAGCCGGGCTGGCCCCGGCTCACCGACCGTTTCACGCTGTCCAAGCCGGTGGTGGCACGGGTCAACGGCTTCGCCCTAGGGGGCGGGTTCGAACTGGCCCTGGCCTGCGACATCGTCATCGCCTCCGAGGACGCGGTCTTCGCCCTGCCGGAGGCGCGCCTCGGGCTCGTCCCGGGGGCGGGGGGTGTGTTCCGGCTCGTCCGGCAGATGCCCCAGAAGGTCGCCCTCGGCCATCTGCTCACCGGCCGCCGACTGAGCGCCGCGACGGCCCTGCACTTCGGCCTCGTCAACGAGGTGGTCGCCCGCGAACAGCTGGACAACTGCGTCGAGGAGTGGACGAGCGACCTGGTCCGGAGCGCGCCCCTCTCCGTGAGGGCCATCAAGGAAGCCGCTCTCACCTCCGTCGACCTCCCGCTCGCCGAGGCGTTCACCACCCGGTACACATGGGAGGAACGCCGCAGGCACAGCAACGACGCGGTCGAAGGGCCACGGGCGTTCGCGGAGAAGCGGGACCCCATCTGGTCCGGCAACTGA
- a CDS encoding sensor histidine kinase — translation MRLTLLFGLLFVASGAGLLAITYFLVSRRKGNITIFNQGATRLPLPDGTGGGETLPGRPPPWAEGVARELSEQAVRQHAMEMHHLLVQSGIALAIMAGISIVLSWLVAGRLVRPLRTMTSTIRQISARNVHERLDAKGPSDELKDLADTVDGLLGRLQTALESHKRFVANAAHELRTPLTLEHALLEEALMDDEATVDTFRGTFDRLLVISRQQARLLESLLTLSSSERGVEQPEPLDLAALAEDVLLSFDGEIDRRGLRLVADIRPTGISGDPALIQRLVANLLDNAIDYNVPGGRVEITTGTARSGRPFVAVSNSGNEIPPEQVERLLEPFQRLVRTPDDGHHGLGLSIVRAIVTAHGAELVARARPGGGLMMQAFFPKRVRALPNGTGHQTVRKPAARVD, via the coding sequence ATGCGGCTCACGCTGCTGTTCGGTCTGCTCTTCGTCGCCTCCGGCGCCGGGCTGCTCGCCATCACGTACTTCCTGGTCTCCCGCCGCAAGGGCAACATCACCATCTTCAACCAGGGCGCCACCCGGCTGCCCCTGCCCGACGGCACGGGCGGCGGGGAGACCCTGCCCGGCCGGCCCCCTCCCTGGGCCGAGGGTGTCGCCCGGGAGCTGAGCGAACAGGCCGTACGGCAGCACGCGATGGAGATGCACCACCTCCTCGTGCAGTCCGGGATAGCTCTGGCGATCATGGCCGGCATCTCCATCGTGCTCAGCTGGCTGGTCGCGGGCCGCCTCGTACGCCCCCTGCGCACCATGACCTCCACCATCCGCCAGATCTCCGCGCGCAACGTGCACGAGCGCCTCGACGCCAAGGGCCCCTCCGACGAACTCAAGGATCTCGCGGACACCGTGGACGGGCTTCTGGGCCGGCTACAGACCGCCCTGGAGTCCCACAAACGGTTCGTCGCCAATGCCGCCCACGAACTGCGCACCCCGCTCACCCTGGAACACGCGCTGCTGGAAGAAGCCCTCATGGACGACGAGGCCACGGTCGACACCTTCCGGGGCACCTTCGACCGCCTGCTCGTCATCAGCAGGCAGCAGGCGCGCCTCCTGGAGTCACTGCTCACCCTCTCCAGCAGCGAACGCGGCGTGGAACAGCCCGAACCGCTGGACCTGGCGGCGCTCGCCGAGGACGTCCTGCTCTCCTTCGACGGGGAGATCGACCGGCGCGGACTGCGGCTGGTGGCGGACATCCGGCCGACGGGTATCTCCGGCGACCCCGCCCTCATCCAGCGCCTGGTCGCCAACCTCCTCGACAACGCCATCGACTACAACGTGCCCGGCGGCCGCGTGGAGATCACCACCGGCACCGCACGCTCCGGCCGCCCCTTCGTCGCCGTCTCCAACTCCGGCAACGAGATCCCGCCCGAGCAGGTCGAGCGCCTCCTGGAACCCTTCCAGCGGCTCGTCCGCACGCCGGACGACGGCCACCACGGCCTCGGCCTCTCCATCGTCCGGGCCATCGTCACCGCGCACGGGGCCGAACTTGTGGCCCGCGCCCGCCCCGGAGGCGGCCTGATGATGCAAGCCTTCTTCCCGAAACGCGTCCGCGCTCTCCCGAACGGCACCGGGCACCAGACGGTCCGCAAACCAGCCGCCCGAGTGGACTGA
- a CDS encoding response regulator transcription factor gives MRVLVVEDHAELAASVARVLRREGMAVDVSHDGADALERATVVDYDVVVLDRDLPKVHGDEVCAVLVAQEHRARVLMLTASTTIADRVAGLTRGADDYLPKPFAYAELVARIRAVARRPEQALPPVLVHGDLSLDPARRVATRAGLPLRLTPKEFAVLECLLAAQGRPVSAEELLERVWDEAADPFTNTVKTTVNRLRPKLGSPPLIETVPRGGYRI, from the coding sequence TTGAGGGTTCTCGTCGTCGAAGACCATGCCGAACTCGCGGCATCGGTGGCGCGCGTACTGCGCCGCGAGGGAATGGCGGTCGACGTCTCCCACGACGGAGCCGACGCGCTCGAACGAGCGACGGTCGTCGACTACGACGTCGTCGTGCTGGACCGGGACCTTCCCAAGGTCCACGGCGACGAGGTGTGCGCCGTGCTCGTGGCTCAGGAGCACAGGGCCCGCGTCCTGATGCTGACGGCGTCCACCACGATCGCCGACCGGGTGGCGGGACTCACCCGTGGGGCGGACGACTACCTGCCCAAGCCTTTCGCGTACGCCGAACTCGTCGCGCGTATCCGCGCCGTCGCGCGCCGCCCCGAACAGGCACTGCCCCCCGTCCTGGTCCACGGCGACCTGAGCCTCGACCCCGCCCGCCGGGTCGCCACCCGGGCGGGCCTCCCGCTGCGGCTCACCCCCAAGGAGTTCGCGGTCCTCGAATGCCTGCTGGCTGCCCAGGGCCGACCCGTCTCCGCGGAAGAACTCCTCGAACGTGTCTGGGACGAAGCCGCCGACCCCTTCACCAACACCGTCAAGACCACCGTGAACCGGTTACGGCCGAAGCTCGGGTCACCGCCCCTGATCGAGACCGTCCCGCGCGGCGGCTACCGGATCTGA